In Nocardia sputorum, a single genomic region encodes these proteins:
- the istA gene encoding IS21 family transposase: MQEWAQIRYLHASEGLSMRAIASRLGISRDTVSRAIASESPPRYQRVSGPSAFDEFEPLVRELLAQFPAMPASVIAERVGWAGSPSWFRKKVAALRPQYAPKDPADRLEYRPGDQAQCDLWFPPTPIPLGAGQVGTPPVLVMVASFSRFITAMMIPTRTTADLLAGMWSLLSGQLGKVPRRLLWDNESGIGKGGHLAVGVVAFTGMLATRIVQCKPFDPESKGIVERVNGYLETSFLPGRSFSSPGDFNTQLAEWLPIANARHVRRIAGSPAELVGIDRAAMTTLPPIAPAVGFTSRARLPRDYYLRVLGNDYSIDPTVIGRFIDIRADLDTVTARCDGLLVATHRRAWSKAVTITDPTHVHTAAQLREAFGHKQSRTVSVDDGGLVRNLADYDTCFGVDFGGEGVA; this comes from the coding sequence GTGCAGGAATGGGCGCAGATCAGGTATCTCCATGCGAGTGAGGGCCTGTCGATGCGGGCGATCGCGTCCCGGTTGGGCATCTCGCGGGACACGGTCTCGAGGGCGATTGCCTCGGAGTCGCCGCCGCGATACCAGCGGGTGTCGGGTCCCTCGGCGTTCGACGAGTTCGAGCCGCTGGTGCGGGAGCTGCTGGCGCAGTTCCCGGCGATGCCGGCGTCGGTGATCGCCGAGCGGGTGGGCTGGGCGGGGTCACCGTCGTGGTTCCGTAAGAAAGTCGCGGCCCTGCGGCCGCAGTACGCACCGAAGGATCCGGCGGACCGGCTGGAGTATCGGCCCGGGGATCAGGCGCAGTGCGATCTGTGGTTCCCACCGACACCGATCCCGTTGGGCGCCGGGCAGGTCGGGACACCCCCGGTGCTGGTGATGGTGGCTTCGTTCTCGAGGTTCATCACTGCGATGATGATTCCGACCCGGACCACCGCGGATCTGCTGGCCGGGATGTGGTCGCTGCTGTCGGGGCAGTTGGGGAAAGTCCCGCGCAGGCTGTTGTGGGACAACGAATCAGGGATCGGCAAGGGCGGACACCTGGCCGTTGGGGTGGTGGCGTTCACCGGGATGCTGGCCACCCGCATCGTCCAGTGCAAGCCGTTCGACCCGGAGTCCAAGGGCATCGTCGAACGCGTGAACGGCTATCTCGAGACCTCGTTCCTGCCCGGCCGGTCGTTCAGTTCACCAGGAGATTTCAACACCCAGCTCGCCGAGTGGCTGCCGATCGCCAACGCTCGACACGTCCGGCGCATCGCGGGTTCCCCAGCGGAGCTGGTCGGCATCGACCGGGCCGCGATGACGACACTGCCGCCGATCGCCCCGGCGGTCGGGTTCACCAGCCGCGCGAGGCTGCCGCGTGACTACTACCTGCGTGTCTTGGGCAACGACTACTCGATCGACCCGACGGTGATCGGACGGTTTATCGACATTCGTGCCGATCTGGATACCGTCACCGCCCGCTGCGACGGGCTGCTGGTGGCCACCCACCGCAGAGCCTGGTCGAAAGCGGTCACCATCACCGACCCCACCCATGTCCACACCGCTGCGCAATTGCGGGAAGCATTCGGACACAAACAATCTCGGACCGTCAGCGTCGATGACGGCGGGTTGGTGCGTAACCTCGCGGACTACGACACCTGTTTCGGCGTCGACTTCGGCGGCGAGGGTGTCGCGTGA
- the cas2 gene encoding CRISPR-associated endonuclease Cas2, whose protein sequence is MELLITYDVDTTTPAGTRRLRHVAKTCEGYGHRVQKSVFEVTCTPTTRLLLEAALARIIDSAHDSIRIYQLDRGAFRTARHLGAAVQPPHSTPLVL, encoded by the coding sequence ATGGAACTTCTCATCACCTACGACGTAGACACCACCACCCCAGCGGGCACCCGCAGACTCCGTCACGTCGCGAAGACTTGCGAAGGATACGGACACCGCGTCCAAAAATCCGTCTTTGAAGTCACATGTACCCCAACAACCCGCCTACTGCTAGAAGCTGCCCTCGCCAGAATCATCGACTCGGCACACGACAGCATCCGCATCTACCAACTCGACCGCGGCGCCTTTCGGACAGCCCGACACCTCGGTGCCGCGGTGCAACCGCCGCACTCCACGCCCCTGGTCCTGTAA
- the cas1c gene encoding type I-C CRISPR-associated endonuclease Cas1c, with amino-acid sequence MTELLKTLYVTTPGTSLHLDGDALRVYHPDKPGRHLLPLIRLDHIVAFNGVTITDDLMHRCAADARGVTWLTRNGKFLARVSGPLTGNPHLRIQQIHAHHNPDLRLAIARSMVAGKLHNYRQLLLRSARDLTRDRQTTLRAIADRHGTSLITLRDAATLDEIRGIEGRAARDYFQAMPTLVPGAKVGRNKRPATDPVNCLLSFGYGMLRAAVHGALEQVGLDPYIGYLHGIRPAKPALALDLMEEFRPLLVDRLVLTLLNRTQIKPTYMQQLPGGQIHLTDEGRKFFLEQWSTARERTWPHAYLDREIPAALLPLVQARLLARHLRGDTDTYIPWTVS; translated from the coding sequence ATGACTGAGCTGCTCAAAACCCTCTACGTCACCACACCAGGCACCAGCCTGCACCTCGACGGGGACGCGCTGCGCGTCTATCACCCGGACAAGCCGGGTCGACATCTGCTGCCTCTCATCCGCCTCGATCACATCGTTGCCTTCAACGGCGTAACCATTACCGACGACCTCATGCACCGATGCGCCGCCGACGCACGCGGCGTGACGTGGCTGACACGCAACGGCAAGTTCCTCGCGCGAGTCAGCGGACCTCTGACCGGCAACCCACACCTGCGCATCCAGCAAATCCACGCCCACCACAACCCGGACCTGCGGTTGGCCATCGCCCGATCGATGGTCGCAGGCAAGCTGCACAACTACCGTCAGCTACTGCTGCGGTCAGCGCGCGATCTCACCAGAGACCGGCAAACCACACTTCGCGCCATCGCAGACCGCCACGGCACATCACTGATCACCCTGCGAGATGCCGCCACGCTGGACGAGATACGCGGCATCGAAGGCCGCGCCGCCCGCGACTACTTCCAAGCAATGCCCACCCTGGTGCCTGGCGCCAAAGTCGGCAGAAACAAACGACCAGCCACCGACCCGGTCAACTGCCTACTGTCATTCGGCTACGGCATGCTCCGTGCCGCTGTCCACGGCGCCCTCGAACAAGTCGGGCTCGACCCCTACATCGGATACCTTCACGGTATCCGTCCGGCCAAACCCGCACTTGCACTCGACCTTATGGAAGAATTCCGGCCGCTGCTGGTCGACCGCCTCGTGCTCACTTTGCTCAACCGAACACAAATCAAACCAACCTATATGCAACAACTCCCAGGCGGACAGATCCACCTGACTGACGAAGGCCGCAAATTCTTCCTCGAACAATGGTCCACAGCACGCGAACGTACGTGGCCCCACGCCTATCTCGACCGCGAGATCCCCGCTGCGCTTCTCCCACTCGTCCAAGCGCGACTACTGGCCCGCCACCTACGTGGCGACACCGATACGTACATCCCCTGGACAGTGTCCTGA
- the cas4 gene encoding CRISPR-associated protein Cas4, with translation MPEQSLTNDRWSVPISAIEHHAYCPRQAVLIWQETYFESNTDTVRGDLAHEAVDRGGTLTGRTGARIWRALPVHNHELGIHGICDTVHRTPGGPIPVEHKSGRYTPGGPADLQVAAQVLCLREMFDQPVPHGELFAGKSRRHYRIAVDSALEAAVRDAIEQLRRRITEFTPPPPANDHRCTRCSLRPGCLPETARRNSIDLFTPRPIRNHDD, from the coding sequence ATGCCGGAGCAGTCTCTCACCAACGACCGATGGAGTGTGCCGATCTCGGCGATCGAGCATCACGCCTACTGCCCCAGGCAGGCGGTGCTGATCTGGCAGGAAACCTATTTCGAGTCCAACACCGACACCGTCCGCGGCGACCTTGCGCATGAGGCAGTCGACCGCGGCGGCACACTGACCGGACGCACAGGCGCACGCATATGGCGTGCGCTGCCCGTGCACAACCACGAACTGGGGATCCACGGCATCTGCGACACAGTTCACCGCACACCGGGCGGTCCGATACCAGTCGAACACAAATCCGGCCGCTACACCCCCGGCGGCCCAGCCGACCTACAGGTGGCAGCGCAGGTCTTGTGTCTGCGAGAAATGTTCGACCAACCCGTGCCGCACGGAGAGTTGTTCGCGGGAAAGAGCCGCCGACACTACCGCATCGCCGTCGACAGCGCCCTCGAAGCTGCAGTGCGAGACGCAATTGAGCAGTTGCGGCGACGCATCACCGAATTCACACCGCCGCCACCGGCGAACGACCACCGCTGCACGCGATGCTCGCTACGCCCGGGCTGCCTACCAGAAACAGCACGGCGAAACTCGATCGACTTGTTCACACCGCGACCAATCCGAAACCACGATGACTGA
- the cas7c gene encoding type I-C CRISPR-associated protein Cas7/Csd2: protein MTAHPAAHLNPAVRHDMVFLFDVTDGNPNGDPDAGNQPRVDLESGHGLVTDVCLKRKIRDGLALAAAGNPRYGIFVEAGHALNTRLKESLTATGVETPASNTRKSGREKAKLTADQAAAARIWLCDRYADIRLFGAVLSTGETNALGSIRGPLQFGMARSLDPVIPTEHAITRVTQTRQEDIDNGESTEMGSKWTVPYGLYRVEITYSAARGGQTGVDTKDFELLYQVMEMMFDHDASATRGRMSARGLHVFSHDNVFGNAPAHKLFAHVKIDANRDPQQRETADWSPRQFSDYTVTPVDTGALPSGVTYTEVFS, encoded by the coding sequence ATGACTGCTCACCCTGCCGCACACCTGAACCCTGCGGTGCGTCACGACATGGTTTTTCTGTTCGATGTCACCGACGGCAACCCCAACGGCGACCCCGACGCAGGCAACCAGCCACGCGTCGACCTCGAATCCGGCCACGGACTGGTCACCGACGTGTGCTTGAAACGTAAGATCCGCGACGGCCTGGCCTTGGCCGCAGCGGGCAATCCGCGCTACGGCATCTTCGTCGAGGCCGGTCACGCGCTGAACACCCGGCTCAAAGAATCCCTGACAGCCACCGGGGTCGAGACACCCGCAAGCAACACTCGGAAGAGTGGCAGAGAGAAAGCGAAACTGACGGCAGACCAAGCTGCGGCGGCGAGGATCTGGCTGTGCGACCGGTATGCCGATATCCGATTGTTCGGGGCGGTGTTGTCCACCGGCGAGACCAACGCGCTGGGCAGCATCCGTGGCCCGCTGCAGTTCGGGATGGCCCGCTCACTCGACCCGGTCATCCCCACCGAACACGCCATTACTCGTGTCACCCAAACCCGCCAAGAAGACATCGACAACGGGGAAAGCACAGAGATGGGCTCCAAATGGACTGTGCCCTACGGACTGTACCGGGTCGAGATCACCTACTCCGCCGCCCGCGGCGGCCAGACAGGCGTCGACACCAAAGATTTCGAACTGCTTTACCAAGTGATGGAAATGATGTTCGATCACGATGCCTCGGCAACTCGCGGCCGTATGAGCGCGCGCGGACTGCACGTATTCAGCCACGACAACGTCTTCGGCAACGCTCCCGCCCACAAACTTTTCGCCCACGTCAAGATCGACGCGAACCGAGACCCACAGCAACGTGAGACTGCTGACTGGAGCCCACGCCAGTTCAGCGACTACACCGTGACACCGGTAGACACCGGTGCCCTGCCGTCCGGTGTCACCTACACCGAAGTGTTCAGCTGA
- a CDS encoding type I-C CRISPR-associated protein Cas8c/Csd1, producing MLLERLTSYARENRSAVPAFHRDREFRWKLDIRTNVAPTLQPLRDQDRPKRGVVHTVPASTRTVGISPNLAADDAQYVLGWGDDSTDESRVADCHSAFVALIDDWAAEVPAEQDRIPHLLADLYRSGALAALARPEEVRAKDGVVIAVDGRYAYRSPSAAEFWRTRVGLTKGSGRRGVCMVCRRLAPLANTIPGKVPATLVPGASNDTALVSINERMFGYDLAPQLTHTPICLTCADDVMVGLTGVLSSDHALTYSGQDTRVAWWVAETDEPDRMQLMLEPDPAEVDAFFESVHQARERTQRLHGRFCWLAVGGNVARIMVREWLDIALTSKDDGVVNHDTNILAWFTDHKNTPRRTQPLRRRDGTEIPAGKWVHSPTALAACLGRWDENSKRYRPFGAKNADRPDHALHQLLRVAVLNEPLPVAMRSHLIHRIRSDSRIDDHRAALVRLALSRNPHRPKDDTVPMSLDETCTDPAYIAGRLFAALEDTQRAAHRKPKSEPDSSTEPDQEAAGDVARREVNSTFGDRFLRRAVDTPRPVLVQGRKEAAAWLTKIRRRDSSRRAGWYKNRLTELYDLLEQAGGVPMRNNLRQQEQFILGYHHQLAHRTIPTSTATDQA from the coding sequence ATGTTGTTGGAACGTTTGACCTCCTATGCGAGGGAGAATCGCAGCGCAGTGCCGGCGTTTCACCGAGATCGAGAGTTTCGGTGGAAGTTGGATATCCGCACCAACGTTGCGCCGACTTTGCAGCCGCTGCGCGATCAGGACAGGCCGAAGCGAGGGGTCGTGCACACTGTGCCGGCGTCGACTCGCACCGTGGGAATATCGCCGAATCTCGCGGCCGACGATGCTCAGTACGTTCTGGGTTGGGGAGATGACAGTACCGACGAGTCGCGGGTCGCCGACTGTCACAGCGCGTTCGTCGCTTTGATCGATGACTGGGCTGCCGAGGTACCCGCCGAGCAGGACCGGATACCGCACCTCTTGGCCGATCTATATCGTTCCGGCGCCTTGGCAGCGCTGGCGCGTCCAGAGGAGGTGCGCGCGAAGGACGGCGTGGTAATCGCGGTCGACGGCCGGTATGCCTACCGCAGTCCGAGCGCGGCGGAGTTCTGGCGGACCCGTGTCGGCCTGACGAAAGGCAGTGGGCGCAGGGGGGTATGCATGGTATGCCGACGTCTGGCCCCGCTGGCGAACACGATCCCGGGCAAAGTCCCTGCGACGCTGGTACCCGGCGCCAGCAACGACACGGCGCTGGTCAGCATCAACGAGCGGATGTTCGGCTACGACTTGGCCCCTCAACTGACCCACACTCCGATCTGCTTGACGTGCGCCGACGATGTGATGGTCGGGCTGACCGGTGTTTTATCTTCTGACCACGCGCTGACCTACTCAGGACAGGACACGCGAGTTGCGTGGTGGGTCGCCGAGACCGACGAACCCGACCGCATGCAACTGATGCTCGAACCCGATCCGGCCGAGGTCGACGCGTTCTTCGAATCGGTACACCAGGCTCGCGAACGCACCCAGCGTCTCCACGGCCGGTTCTGCTGGTTGGCTGTCGGCGGCAACGTCGCCCGGATCATGGTCCGCGAATGGCTCGATATCGCCCTGACCAGCAAAGACGATGGCGTCGTCAACCACGACACCAACATCCTGGCATGGTTCACCGATCACAAGAACACCCCACGGAGGACCCAGCCGCTACGGCGGCGGGACGGGACCGAAATTCCCGCTGGCAAGTGGGTGCACAGCCCAACTGCTCTCGCGGCGTGTCTGGGCCGCTGGGATGAGAACAGTAAGCGCTACCGACCGTTCGGCGCTAAGAACGCCGACCGACCCGACCATGCTCTGCATCAGCTCTTACGGGTGGCGGTGCTCAACGAGCCGTTACCGGTGGCAATGCGCTCACACCTGATCCACCGCATCCGCAGCGACAGCCGGATCGACGACCACCGCGCCGCGCTTGTGCGGCTCGCCTTATCCCGAAACCCGCACCGACCGAAGGACGACACGGTACCGATGTCCCTGGACGAAACCTGCACCGATCCCGCTTATATCGCTGGCCGGCTGTTCGCCGCCTTGGAGGACACTCAACGAGCCGCACACCGCAAACCCAAGAGCGAGCCGGACAGCTCGACCGAGCCGGACCAAGAGGCGGCAGGCGATGTCGCGCGGCGCGAGGTCAACAGCACTTTCGGTGACCGCTTTCTGCGCCGCGCCGTCGATACGCCCAGACCCGTTCTGGTGCAGGGGCGCAAAGAAGCCGCTGCGTGGCTGACTAAGATCCGCCGCCGCGACAGCTCCAGACGCGCTGGCTGGTACAAGAACCGGTTGACCGAGCTGTATGACCTGCTCGAACAGGCAGGGGGCGTTCCGATGCGCAACAACTTGCGCCAGCAGGAGCAATTCATTCTCGGCTACCACCATCAGCTCGCCCACCGGACCATCCCCACGAGCACAGCCACCGACCAGGCGTGA
- the cas5c gene encoding type I-C CRISPR-associated protein Cas5c, with the protein MVLVIQVHGPGALFTQPGLTAERLTYSVMTPTAATGVLTAIYWKPEFRYRIQKIEVLSPIRTFTLRRNETTDLASLTDAVSAGRTVDTVAHRVQRNALCLKDVAYRIHAQIELMPHADKPEAAYRDQLRRRVARGQCFSQPYLGTREFPAAFEEPDDRAPIEVSADLGMMLHSIDYSTTPRRSMWFRARLMHGVLEVPRRGIGDDAVGVS; encoded by the coding sequence ATGGTTTTGGTTATTCAAGTTCACGGTCCGGGCGCGTTGTTCACGCAGCCGGGGTTGACTGCTGAGCGGTTGACGTATTCGGTGATGACGCCGACTGCAGCGACTGGGGTGTTGACGGCGATTTACTGGAAACCGGAGTTCCGGTATCGGATACAGAAGATCGAGGTTCTTAGTCCGATCAGGACGTTTACGTTGCGCCGTAACGAGACCACGGACCTGGCTTCGCTGACCGATGCGGTGTCCGCGGGTCGGACGGTCGACACCGTTGCACATCGCGTGCAACGGAATGCGTTGTGCTTGAAGGATGTCGCTTACCGTATCCATGCGCAAATCGAGTTGATGCCGCATGCGGACAAGCCCGAGGCGGCGTATCGGGATCAGCTGCGGCGGCGGGTGGCCCGCGGGCAGTGCTTCAGCCAGCCGTACCTGGGTACGCGGGAGTTCCCCGCGGCGTTCGAGGAACCGGACGATCGCGCACCGATTGAGGTATCGGCCGATCTGGGGATGATGCTGCACAGCATCGACTACTCGACTACGCCGCGTCGGTCCATGTGGTTTCGTGCCCGCCTTATGCATGGTGTGTTGGAGGTCCCCAGGCGCGGGATCGGAGACGATGCGGTGGGGGTGTCCTGA
- the cas3 gene encoding CRISPR-associated helicase Cas3', whose product MVLWAHSRSAVSGVRHGLDEHCRSTALWASRFASVFGAGELAYVLGLFHDAGKASCAWQQRLLEVEGTANRVGVAHKQLGARLVFDVCGLAAMAVLGHHGGLTNPSQLRDVLTSLLSDDDDEAAARFLFAVPEASGVFAGRRLYPGRWRGVSEKLVWEMRLRMVFSALVDADHLDTAAHQRGLPGPQVAPPTDMRMLVQRFERRRAALIDDRGDEIGQLRSQVYEAAVAAAAGEPGLYRLAAPTGLGKTFAQGAFGLHHAAQWGKSRVIVAVPFITITEQNADVYRRLLDDSDEPVVLEHHSSVRFDERDDSQDPAVTSTRDRWARLAAENWDAPFVVTTTVQLFESLFGRRPSEVRKVHRLANAVVILDEVQALPTRLLLPILSGLRILAEAFGTTVLLTSATQPQFQALSVWKASETYDEVRIREIIADPQPLFHRARRVRYEWRLDPKPTWQEIADAVIGQAQAMVVVNSVADARGLFRLVSRHRNDVWHLSTRMCPIHRRAVLAKVTERLRAGRPTVLVATQLVEAGVDLSFPTVWRALAPADSLQQAAGRANRHGEHDEGGLVVVFDPAEGRRPTEYELACSLTVTHFGPDGAALDDQRALARYYEELYADLQLDQHRVDSSNAPVGQVVQRNREGLDFIAVSDGPLVDAGGSKRRDRKRAFRMITDESMPVAVLDHEDAARVEAMLADLAAGTVRAGAALRQLQPWIVQLRTSITQRPEVAALIDAVVGDLGVWKGAYDWDPRTARGVGLDEGSISTVF is encoded by the coding sequence ATGGTTCTTTGGGCGCACAGCCGGAGTGCGGTGTCGGGAGTTCGCCACGGGCTCGATGAGCATTGCAGGTCGACTGCGCTGTGGGCGTCTCGCTTCGCTTCGGTGTTCGGCGCGGGGGAGTTGGCGTATGTGTTGGGGTTGTTTCATGATGCGGGGAAGGCGTCGTGTGCTTGGCAGCAGCGGTTGTTGGAGGTGGAGGGCACCGCGAACCGGGTGGGGGTTGCGCATAAGCAGTTGGGTGCGCGGTTGGTCTTCGATGTTTGTGGTTTGGCAGCGATGGCGGTGTTGGGTCATCACGGAGGTTTGACGAATCCCTCACAGCTGAGGGATGTCCTGACCAGTTTGCTCAGCGATGACGATGATGAGGCTGCGGCTCGGTTCTTGTTCGCTGTGCCAGAGGCTTCTGGTGTGTTCGCTGGGCGGCGGTTGTATCCGGGTAGGTGGCGGGGGGTGTCGGAGAAGCTGGTGTGGGAGATGCGGCTGCGGATGGTGTTTTCGGCGTTGGTGGATGCCGATCATCTGGATACCGCAGCACACCAACGTGGCCTGCCGGGCCCGCAGGTCGCGCCGCCGACGGATATGCGGATGCTTGTGCAGCGGTTCGAACGCCGTCGTGCGGCGCTGATTGATGATCGGGGCGACGAGATCGGTCAGTTGCGTTCGCAGGTGTATGAGGCCGCGGTGGCGGCTGCCGCTGGCGAACCCGGCCTGTACCGGCTGGCGGCACCGACGGGCTTGGGAAAGACGTTCGCGCAGGGGGCGTTCGGGCTGCATCATGCAGCGCAATGGGGCAAATCGCGGGTGATTGTGGCGGTGCCTTTCATCACGATCACCGAGCAGAACGCTGATGTCTACCGGCGATTGCTCGATGACAGTGACGAGCCGGTGGTACTGGAGCATCATTCGAGCGTCCGCTTCGATGAACGCGACGACAGCCAAGACCCGGCCGTGACCAGTACCCGTGATCGGTGGGCGCGGTTGGCGGCGGAGAACTGGGACGCGCCGTTCGTGGTGACCACCACGGTGCAGCTGTTCGAGTCATTGTTCGGCCGCAGACCTTCTGAGGTCCGCAAGGTGCACCGGTTGGCGAACGCGGTTGTGATCCTGGATGAGGTGCAAGCACTGCCGACGCGGCTGTTGCTGCCGATCTTGAGTGGATTGCGGATTCTCGCGGAGGCTTTCGGTACGACAGTGTTGTTGACCTCGGCGACGCAGCCGCAGTTTCAGGCGCTGTCGGTGTGGAAGGCGTCCGAGACCTACGACGAGGTTCGTATCAGAGAGATCATCGCAGATCCGCAACCGCTGTTTCATCGAGCCCGCCGAGTGCGCTACGAGTGGCGGCTGGATCCGAAACCGACCTGGCAGGAGATCGCCGATGCGGTGATCGGGCAAGCCCAAGCAATGGTGGTTGTCAACTCCGTTGCTGATGCTCGAGGCCTGTTCCGGTTGGTTTCGCGGCATCGGAACGATGTGTGGCACCTGTCGACTCGAATGTGCCCCATTCACCGCCGCGCTGTTCTGGCGAAGGTGACCGAGCGGTTACGGGCGGGTCGGCCGACAGTCCTCGTCGCGACGCAGTTGGTGGAGGCCGGTGTTGATCTCAGCTTCCCGACGGTGTGGCGCGCGTTGGCTCCGGCTGACTCGCTGCAACAGGCTGCCGGCCGCGCCAACCGCCACGGCGAACACGACGAAGGTGGGCTGGTTGTTGTCTTCGACCCCGCAGAGGGTCGTCGCCCTACCGAGTATGAGCTGGCGTGCTCGCTGACGGTGACGCATTTCGGGCCTGACGGAGCCGCACTGGACGATCAACGGGCGTTGGCTCGCTACTACGAAGAGCTATACGCCGATCTGCAGCTCGACCAGCATCGGGTGGATTCATCGAACGCGCCCGTAGGTCAAGTTGTTCAACGTAATCGAGAAGGGCTGGACTTCATCGCGGTGTCCGATGGTCCGCTCGTGGACGCCGGTGGTTCGAAGCGGCGCGATCGGAAAAGAGCGTTCCGGATGATCACTGACGAGTCGATGCCGGTGGCCGTCCTTGATCACGAGGACGCCGCACGGGTAGAAGCGATGCTGGCTGACCTCGCTGCGGGCACCGTGCGGGCTGGCGCTGCGCTTCGACAGTTGCAACCGTGGATCGTCCAGTTGCGCACGAGCATCACTCAACGGCCTGAAGTGGCGGCCCTGATCGATGCTGTTGTCGGTGATCTTGGTGTATGGAAGGGCGCTTACGACTGGGATCCCCGAACTGCCCGCGGCGTCGGGCTCGATGAGGGCAGTATTTCAACAGTTTTCTGA